The window AATTCATTAAAATCACCCTGGCTGATTCTTGTTATTTTATTAAAGCCAAGATAAAGTTCCCTTAGAGATGAGGGCAAATTGAGGGGCTCTCGGGTCAGATTGTTATAGGAAAGTGACAGCACAGTCAAAGTGGTGAGGGCTACAAAAGCCTCATCctctttttcaaaagtttttccgCAGGGATTGCTATAGTAACAGTTCTGATCCATGTAGAGTTCCTTCAGATTTTTGAGTTCTGAGGCGATGTTGTTCTTAATAGAAACTATTTTGTTGGCATTCAGTTCTAATAAGGTTATACTAGGTGAGAAACCTTTGGAAACTTCCTGCAGGTGATTGAGAGCTAATTTCTCTAATTTTGTTAAGTTTCAAAACAAGCCAAGAGGCTGTGCCATTGACTGATTTATTGCATTATAGTTAAGATATAACTGCATAAGATTCCTGAACTTTTGAAAGATCACATGAGAAACATTTTTAATATGGTTATATGAAAGTATCAAACAGGTAGCATTGTCATTTATTTCCAGTGGCACTGCCTTTAAATGTTGATGCCTGCAGTCAAAGATTATGGAGGAACTACTGTTTTCTACATACACTTTACAAGGCATTTTCTTAGAGACTCAGGGATAATAGAAGATTCCAGACTCCACATGAATTGTGAAAAGTAAGCAAAGCAGTTTGTATGAGATGGCAGCCATTTCatcctaaaaaaaaataaaaaaagtaagaggcaaaaaggcatccttcaaaaagtggaagttaaatcctatagaggaaaatagaaaggagcataaactttggCAAATTAAATCTAAAAATATGATTAGGAAGGCCGAAGAGAATTTAAGAACAGCTTGCCAGAGATTCAAAAAATAATAAgaatatttttaagtacatcagaagcaggaagcctgctaaacaaccaatggaGCCACTCTATGACTGAGATgataaagaagcactcaaggatgattTGGCCAtttcagagaaactaaatgaattctttgcatcggtcttcatatctgaggatgtgagggagattcccaaacctgaacaattctttttaggtaacaaatctgaggaactgtctcagattgaagtgtcattaaaggagattttggaacaaattgataaagatgcagtaataaatcaccaggatgagatggtattcacccaagagttctgaaggaattcaaatgtaaaattgcagaactgctaactgtggtatgtaacctatcatttaaatcagcttctgtaccagatgactggaggatagctaatgtgatgccaatttttttaaaagattccaGAGGCGATCATGGCAATTATAAGCTggtaagcttaacttcagtactgggcaaactggttgaaactatagtaaagaacaaaattgtcagacatatagatgaacatgatttgttgtggaagagtcaacatggtttttgtaaagggaaatcatgcctcaccaatctactagaattctttgagggggtcaacaagcatgtggacaagggagatccagtggatatagtgtacctagattttcagaaatcctttgacaaggtctcttaccaaaggctcttaatcaaagtaagctgtcatgagataagagggaaggttctctcatggatcggtgactggttaaaagataagaaacaaagggtaggaataagtggtcagttttcagaatggagggaagtaaatagtggtgtcccccaggcagggccgtccctagACATTGTGGTGCCCTAtacagccccaccccaccacagggGGAAGTGGAGGCTGGCCCCAAGCCtccgtggggggggggcaggagcaggcttgggGGCTAGGGTGGAAACCGCCCCCTAGCATGaaccagcagagcagagcaggttgGGGATGGGTTGCTTCACTTCTTGCCACCCAGTGATTGGAGGGCAGGACCTACCCCGCACtcatggggcagtgggaagtggagcgacctggccccagcctgctgtgctctgctcCCCTGTCTCCCAGCAGGTCCTGGGGTGAAGGAACTGTCCCCCAGCAGTCACTGGCAGCACAGCTGGGAGCCGACGGAGtgaagcaggctggggctgggttgctccaCTTTCAGCCACCCAGGGCGCACCCAACATCTGCTGCAGTTCCCTAGGACATAGCTCAGGGGAAGGAGTATAgtgaggggacagggctggggaggagcaggagtgggggctttggggaaggggtggagtgagggcagggctgcggcggagcaggggtgggaagaagcagagcaggggcaggggcagctttcctggccagctcATCCAGCCAGGGGATCGGGCTGAccgctggagcagcacgcagctgtgtagggcaccaggaaatttggggcaatttggtgccccaaatttcctggtgttcTATGGAGCTGAGTTgttttgcatatgggtaaggacggccctgcccccagggatctgtactgggaccagtcctatttaacatattcataaatgatctggaaaaaggggtaaacagtgaagtgacaaaatttgtagatgatacaaaactattcaagatagttaaatccaaagctgactgcaaagagttacaaagggatctcacaaacctgggtgactgggcaacaaaatggcagataaaattcagtgttgataaatgcaaagtaatgccactggaaaatgtaatcccaactatacatatctaaattatctgttaccactcaagaaaaagatcttggagtcattgtgaatagatctctgaaaacatccactcaatgtgcagcaccagtcaataatgctaacagaatgttgggaatcattaagaaagggataggtaataagacaaaaaatatcatattgcctctgtataaacccatggtacgcccacatcttgaatactgtgtgcagatgtggtcgcctcactTCAGAacagatatactggaattggaaaaggtttagaaaagggcaacaaaaatgattagagatatggaacagcttccgtatgtggagagattaataagactgggacttttcatcttggaaaagagatgactaaggggggatatgatagaggtctataaaatcatgactgatgtggagaaagtaaacaaggaagtgttatttactctttctcatacataagaactagggatcatcaaattaaattaataggcagcaagtttaaaacaaacaaaaggaagtatttcttcacacagcgcaagtcaacctgtggaactccttaccagaggatgtggtgaaggcctagactatagcagggtttaaaaatgaactagataaattcatggaggataggtccatcaatgactattagccggAATGGGCAGAGATGGAGTccttagtctctgtttgccagaagtttggaatgggcaacagggcatggatcacttgatgatgacctgttctgttcattccctctggggcacctggcattggccaatgtcagaagacaggatactcggcaagatggacctttggtctgtcccagtatggccgttcttatattcttagaTGAATGACTCATTAATAACAGTAGTGCCATCTGATGAAGCATTTATGCTTCATTTTACCATATGCTAATTAGTGCACAAACCTACATTAATAACATAATTAAAACATGATCAAGTATTTCATAAATATCATGACCTGAACATCATGGATTGAAGTTGTTTGTTACTCTATCAACTTCTGCCACCCATAGTTAAAAAGTGTCCAGAGGGCAATGAATGTTGTTTTGGATGATTTTGGTGTGCAGTGATAAATATTGTCTATATCAAGTATCCTATGTTAATATGAAAGCGTCTCAGGTATTATTTCATACTTCGAAAGCAGTCATAAGGTTACATCAGAGGCAGAACCAACTGCTGTTATACATATTACAATGACTGGAAATTAAATGACCACAGTCCTCAGCTACACCCAGTATCCACTAGCTACAGCTGAGGGAGGTGGATGTATTTGCAGCTCCCCGACCCTGGAAGTGGCTAGGGACCAGTTGCTTTCAATACAGTTTACAGCAGCCCCGCTCTAAACCAGGGTTTCCCAACCCATGAATCTCTACCCAACATTGGGACACCAGAATGTGTCAAAGGGTTGTGTGGGAGTCCTGGTGCGGCTTTGAAAGGCAGCTCTTTGTGACTTTGGTCCTGTGGGGTTGGCTGGGTTCAGCTCCCCATTCCAGGTGGGTTGTGACCTGGTGcacagtgctgctcaggtttgaCCTGGACTCCCTTCCATCATGATCACAGGGGGctcaggccaaacctgagcagcataGCAACCCTGCAGGTCACAATGCCTAGAGTGGGGAACTGAACTCAGATAGTCCCACAGGTCTGGAGCCACCATTCTGGTAGGTTTGGTGTCTTTATTTAGTACTCATTACATGGGAGTTCAGACCTAACTTGGAGGATCTGGGGCCTAGTTATTTCAGTGAACTTAGGGCCTGGTCCAATGTGCATGTGCAGTACATGATCCTGTATATGTACAACTATCTTAGCCTTTGCAGACATTGTCAGTTGTAGCTGAGTGTTTATTAAAGTTGTGAGTGAATTTAGGCCCTAGGGATCATTGCATTAATAGCTCTGGCATGGGCCATGTATAGTGCAGATACTGGGGAAATTTCTCCATTCAGCTCAGCCACTGTTCACCCAAACTTCTGCTATACTGCCCCTACCTCTCCTGAGCAAAGACTGTTAGTCATAGCAAGTAGACTGAATTATATGGTGGCTATGCCTTGTTCAGAAATACGAGCTAGATTAAGATCAGTAAATGTAGGGCCTGATCGCACATCCAATAAAGTTAACCGAGTCTTTCTATTGAATCAGTGAGCGTGGGATCAGGTCCACAAACTAAAGTTGCTATGTTAGCCAACTTTACCACTAAGCTCTTTTATTTGAGTATTTCTGACTAACACCCCCAAATTACACCTTTGGTTATAAACATTCAAAAACTTCACATTCACCTCCAGTAGATACCAAAAAGCAATGCGCAGTGCAAAGTCATCAGATTAGCACTCTAGTACAAAGTCTTCATACAGCTTGGGTGCCCCTGCGTCAACAGATCAACTCATCTCAGTTACACATTCAGAAAATTATTCTGCTTTAACAATACTGAGGTCACTGTTAATGTTTTGAGTATGAGTTTGATAAATTGGTGTATGCATTGCTTTTCGGTATCTATCTGCTGGAGGTGGATGCAAAAGCCTTATGGAGAGTGGTAGTGTGTTACCAACAGTGCTTTGGGCATTCCAAACGTGCCCAGGAATGTAGGAGACTTTTCCCCTAACATGTTTCCATACTTTTCACATTTTCAGTTGGTTGGGAGTGTCCTGATGCAACTTTAGCTATCATTACGTGAAGTTTTTGTGTGTTTCTTTCCCACCttttatatatttgtaaaatgagaAGGCAACTCATACCAGATTGCCTGGTAGCCTTGATGAATAATAAGGCTGGTGAGATGCATGGGAATATAAACTACGGTCAGTAGAGATGAAATTTGAACTCATTGTCTCTTTCCCAATTCAGGGAGCATTCAACTAGACTACAGGAATATTGGGGCGGGGCAGGCTTGCATATGTGCGTGTGTGTCAGTCCCTGGCATCACTGAATTAATCACACAGCAAGCACAGATTAGCACATTTCTTTTTGGTTATATAGGAAATTACAAATCATGACACAGATGAAACTCCCTTATGTATAACTGCTTTTGTATTAATCACTGTagcgagggggccccactcccccgcacTCCTGAGGGATATAGGTCAGAGAAGGTGCGGCCACGGGCGGAGGCCCCGCCGCCTGTCCCCACCCTCCGGAAGTCAAGAGGCGGGACAGAAAGTCCAAGGCCCCtcccgcctgtccccgccccccggaagtcagggggcgggaccggaagtacaaaagcccggccccagcgctcagttaggaGGAGGCTGCCGGAGGAGGCAGACGCTAGggcccgagctcctgctgggcccggcctaccccgtgcccggtgcccggaggggtactggcctgactcccctggggccagtactcagaggagctgcctgagcggTCCGACGCTCGGCCTTTGGAGGAGCTGTCTGGACCTcctgacgcccggtaccccgaggagtggaccggacctcctgACACCCGATATCCCaacgagtggactggacctcctgaCTTCGGACACCCTGGGGAACCCAtgatctgggaccccccagactgcgctggcagagggcaggtacccagtgagggggaggttggaagtggcccgggggcagccgaccccagtcaggctgcaggctcacctgagccgatggcagtgtgtttcggtcaggatcccccactgaccgcTAGCGGtgttgaccgctgctagggccccgggctggaacgcagtggaatgggagggcctgtgttccccctgccacctcttcaagggtggcagactccccctccccgacCGGTGGAAGCTAtatactgttcccctgtgcgctgacgaggcctgagcctagactgtgtgtgttgccccaccctgcccaagggcctgggtcacttgcgaACTGTTGTGGGTTCACTCCGCCCCGCAGCAAGGGACGGACTCCGAGCCAATGGAGCGCGGTGGGCTGGTGTGGCTTCCCTCCGCCCGCAAGGAGGGTTGCGTCCCGGCGCCGCTCTACTGCAATCACTAAAACAGGATCAACAGAAGAATGAAACACAGATCCCAGAGTGTTTTTGTAGCAAGATGGAGTAGGAAGGCAAATGTTAGAGCTGACAGCCTTGACAATGTCTGTTCaataaagaatgaaaaataagcagcaaaaattattagCAGTGATAAAATTAGAACCAAATGTTAATTTTAATACAATGGATATAGTAGAGTTTTTTTCTAAAATCCCCAAGAATTACTAGACATTTActaactttaaaatatatatatatgagaaaaTGGAAAGTTCTCAACTTGTTCAAATAGAAATAGACAGTCTTATAACTGTACCACTTACTTACAGAAATGAAGACTTCTCACTGGTAGGAAGCAATACATCAATAATAATGTGTTCTTGCGGTAAAGAGTGTGCCCATGGAAATCAGTTGCGGAAGCCTGACTTGTACATCATTGGAGAGTAACATAAAGTCTACCTTCAAAAAATCCTTTTCTCCAGCATATCAAAAATCACTGCTGGCAAGAAATTAAATGTGAAATTCTCCATCTCCATCTGTGTCCAGGTTTGGAAATAAACAGTTAATTTGAGCAGATAGCGCATGCTGCGTTTTTTCTATAAAGAACAGGACTGTTTCAGCATTAATAGAGACATACTTCTTACAAGTTTGCACAGAGAACAGGAGTAGGAAGCCTTCAGAATTGGGAAGTGAAAAAGAGACAAAAGGGAAGTCTCATGTTTTTAATGGAATCAAGAACTAAGAAACAGGAATAAGATGTTTTACAGTTTTATAATAAAGGCAAAACAGAAGTGTAGAGGTATTCTGTAtgttaaaaatgtgaataatgtCACACTAAGAAGTCAgctaataattttatttaaatagaagtcagtgggactattcatgtgagGAACAGTGAACCCCTTCCTCACAATGGTGAGCAACCCCACTCCTACAATGCTGTTCATTCAAGGACCTTTCAGTTATGACACTTCTTAGAGTAACATTGTATGGGcactgaaaaaaatcagcctATTTTCTATATCAAACATAAATAATACCCCCCAAAGCCAGTAGACATCCttaatatcttttagaaaagcctATTTTGGGCTAAAATAACCaacttttcctcctccttctgaaagtaaaaggaaagaacaaaatataagtctcactttttgtttttcttgaaatAAACTAATTTATTGGTGGATCTGGAGTTAACACAGAGTATCCACCAGTAAAAGTTGCtttgtttaaataaaagcaagtttatttcattttatttttttcttcataagTTACTGAAAATGTTGGGCCTTATTCTCTTATTTACAACatttttacaccaatgtaacgcCCTTGTCTTCAGTGGAATGATACCTGCCTTATCCCATCCAAATACAAGTTAAGAATACTAGCTTGGGTGCAACTGCTCAAATTAAGCCCCTTCCTCCTAATCCTGTGTCAGGCCTTTCATTTCAATAATCTTATAGCTTCTGTTATTTACAATTACAGTATCATTATCATGGAAACTTGCTAGAGCCATGAAATTAATGATCCCAGATATCGGTATGTAGCAGGAATGGATTCCAACAAGGAGAAAATCCAGGAAAACCAAGATATTCCTGAAAACTGATAAGATCAGAAATGGCAACAAAAAGGCTGAAGGAAATCTAAGTTTAAACCTAAAGCTTAAAAAGACACGTTACTCTCTATGCAGCTCTCAGCTGGTGAGTCACAGCATACACACATAGCACAGAAATCAGAATTTCAGGATAATGATAAAATGGCATATGATCAGACCTTTTCAGAATGCTCAAAGCACCACTCTTCTCACACACCCCCTTGGAGAAAATTCTAATGGCACTACTGACAGGCCGCTTTCAGCTCCCAGTGCTGACCAGCAAAATGAATTTGAATAACTCCAACCTCTGCTGGACAGGACAGGGGCAACTCAGTCCCCACACAAATTTCTGGGCCTGGTCACCCATTCACAAACATTTACAGAAAACCTTTGACATAAACCCTGTTAAAAACTAGACCTGTTTCTATATCCTGGTGGGCCTTTTCATGAACTTTTATAGCAGTTTCATAACAGACAATACTCATTCAAAATATTAACAACTACAAGAAAATGCTTAAATGCAAGAAAATATTCTGGCTCATGGAGGAAAGCACTACAAATGAGATGTGGCTAACGAAACTAAAAGAAATATGAGAGATGGAATAGATAACAGCTGGAATTGGGagttgtttcactgctgtgttagTCCAAGATGTAACTCAAATGTTGCCCCTAAATAggagcggctctagacattttgccaccccaagcactgcatcatgccgcggggggcactgcCGCTCGCCAgttccatggctccggtggacctcccgcaggtgtggctgtggagggtcctctgggcctgcggctccagtggacctcccgtaggcgtggctgtggaggatccgctggtcccgccaccctcccggcgactggcagagtgccccccacagcatgctgccccaagcacacacttggcatgctggggcttggagccgcccctgcccctaACCCAACTATTGTCCAGGCACAAAAGTCTCTAGCTCGAGTTACGTGGTGCTTGGAGTGTATGGGTTGAAGCCCAAGTGCTGCTGATGCTTGAGGTAGTGATGTAGTAGAAAGTAGCTGTGTCGCTGATGCTAAATCAATCATTCTGTGTGGCTCGAGCATTGTTTTGTAGTATAGCTGCTTTCACTTGAGGTAGGCTAACTCAAGAGATGTAACTGAGTGTAAATAACTTGAGCTAaggctgcagtgaagacatacccttagacagtCCCAAGAGCAGTAAATACACTGTCGGGCTTTACCTCACACTCTGTGGAAACCATAcatgaaacaaaaagaaaggatGGCCCCAACTTAAAACCAGCCAATAATATGTCAGCTCATCATCCAAATAATGATCCCCAAACTGAACAAACCTAGTTACCCATACATCTTCCTACCACAAGCAATTTGTAAAACAACTGCTTGTGTACTTCTCCATGTATAACATTGCTACAACAAACACCTGTATAAATCTATGCTTTGCCAAATCCTACTTTCCTCCTTTGTTATAGCAATACTGCACCAGTTCTTTGTGAACCAAATGATAGTTATAACACTGTATCAATAACACGTCCACATTCCTATTTATACATTTACCTAAATATTAATTCTTACCTCTGCGTATGTATATTAACCTTTATGCCCAATTTTGAATTTACTTTTAAAATCACTAGTGAACAGTTTCTAAAGAAAATACAGTTGACAATGTAGAAAAAGGAAGATTGGTTATTAGGCAGCATAGGCCGGTGGCCAGAATCAGTCTATCTGTTCCTTTACATGAGGTGGTGTAACATATACAAATTAATATTCATACATATATAAAAAGACATCTTAATAACAgtgtaacagaaaaaaatatgaagCAATGGCAGATGGCTGAATGACATTATGACACAAAGAAGCCATCAACTCCATAAAAAATTTCTAGTGTCATTATTAATATAGCATCATAAATGTGTATCAAGCTTGACAAAGGATTAAACCTGCCGTACACGCGGCAGAGCCCAGGCTCAAAGTAATTGCAATTCTGAAGGCAATTATTATGTAATCATAGATTTTATAATAGAATTTTGTATCTACTTATAATTACAAATTTATATACAATTCAAGAAATAAAGTTGTAATAAATACATTGCCTATAAatataaagatacagaaaaaagtGAATAGCTAAGCAAACTTTGCCTTGTTAGAGAATAAACTTTCTTCCACTACAGAAAAATGTAgcacaggaagaaagaaaaaaatattgtttacaTGCAGCAAGTTTGTGCATGTTATTAATTCTGTCTCTGTGATTTCATATTAGCTATTTTACTTTAACCTTGTAAAGCAGACTCTCTTCGTACAATATAGCAGTATAACAGGTACATTAAACTGTAAGTACTTACCATAGAGTACACCCCATAAAACTTTAAGAAAACCACCCAAAGTTTTCAGAGGTGACCAGTGATGTTGGTTGTCCAGCAAGAGATAACATAGAGcagactgattttcagaaaatgctgaacaACCTCCCTCCCCAAATTAGGACTctttttaatgcatttaaaatTTGGCACCCAAATACTGAGACACTGAAAATCACAAGTTACTTTTTGAGAACTAAAGCTAGCTGTTGTAATCCCTTTCTATATACTGTACATCCCATCTTCTCGAATACTGTTATCAGTTAGCACTGCACTTTTTAGTCTTTGCCAGAAAAGGCCTTCAGCATGCGGATTCTTAGGCCAGTCAAGAACAGAGCTCTTGCAGATCCTCCTTCTCAGCCTCAGGTACTGGGAATGCTGTAGCACCGGCTCCAGTAGAATAAACACAATCACATCTGTATTCTCATCCATTAGCCTCTGCAGAGCGATATAAAAAGCAGTTTTAAAGTTCCCGTTTTTCACATATCTTTCGGTTAGAACAAATATCGTCTTTCTGCTGTGATGGATGCTCTGTGCAAGGTTGTCAATGACAGCTTTTCCCGGCTCCCAGTCCCTTTCCTCCAAACAAAGCAGAACGTGCTTGTCTCCATTTTCTTCTAGATGAAATCGTAGCTCATTTATTACCCAGTCAGTTACTGTCGCATCCTGAGTATCATAGGCTATGTAAGCATCATAGAGAGCTTTGTCTGTGGCTATATTCTTGTATCCTCTTATTTTTGCCATACAAGAACGATAAGTATaccagacatcccaataaaataaatgtttagtgACTGCTATTATCATAATGCTAATAATAGTGAagaaagaaatataaaataatattgcTGCAACACTATCCAGAATGCAAGCATGCAGGTCAATCAAGAGAATGCTATGCTGTCTTTGGTCCTCAGGGTTCATGCAAATGACATTTCTTGCTACTTGTGAGATTGGAGTTTTGGTTTTCTGAATCCACCTTATGAAGTTATTGTTTTTGCAGGTGCAATCAAACGGGttcccttttaattttaaaaccttCAAATGTTGTACAAGTCCTGATAAGAAAGTTGACTCATTTAAGACTTGCAGTTGGTTGTAACTCAAATCCAGGTACAGGAGGCTGCTGCCTCTCTCAGACAACCCAACGACAATCCTGGAAATCTTGTTCTCCCTCAGCAGCAGAGTCTGGAGGGACTTTGTATAGTTGTACTGGATATCAACAGCCTTCAGTTTGTTCTGACTTAAGTCAAGCAACTTCAGAGATTTAAAGTATCTAAGATTTTCCCAGCTGAGGGTATGTAGTTTGTTGTTATTTATATACAATTTAGTTAATTTCTGAGGCAGATTTTGGAAAGCCTTAGTGGGGATATTTCGAAGTCTGTTGTATGAGATGTCAAGATGTGTCAGCTTTTTTAGATGCTTAAACAATTGTATGTGATTCGTTTCTCCATTTTTCCATAAGTTGTCAAGGTGGTTTCCTTTGAAGTCTAGTTTTTGAAGGGAGTCGCTCCTTAGTTCAAATTTTGTTAGTGCAGAAATGTCATTCCAGCTTaagtttaaaatttttaaattagGAAGGTTTTCAATAAATAGTAACTGATGTGCAAAACCTGTCACTAGAAAATAGTGCTTGTTATAGCTAAGGTCTAATACCTCTAGGTTAGGTAGTTCTTTAAATGCGGAGTAACTGGTCAAATCCAGTTTATTATATGAGAGGTCTAAATATTTGAGATTAGGTAAATAGATTAATTCAGTGCCATTGAAAGCCTGGCCCAGGGCATTTGAAGACAAATTCAAACAAGCTATATCCCCAAAGCCTTTAAACTGATATGGgttaatgaagaaaatattgtttAAACTCAAATCCAAGGCTGTACCATATGAGGTACAAAGCTGTTTAAGGAAGTAATATGATTGCTTTTTTTTATCAGAATATATGACAGGAGGGTTCAGCTTGTGTTTCCACACCAAGGTCCGATGATAATTGATGAAATAATCCTCTTtcttaaatgattttaaaaaactagGCCTTTCTGTTGTTTGTgggaatattttgttttctttcaagtaTATTTCGGTGAGGTTCCTAAAAGCCTGGAAGACAGACATATCAactcttttaataaaatttaacCCGAGGTCCAGGACATTTAGCTTTCTCAGAGGAAACAAAGGTTCTAAGTGGAGTTTATCTAATTCTTTGAAGACATAACCTTTAATATATAATCGTTTTAGAGATACTAAGGAAGAAAAGTATGGTGAGAGGGTTAGATATCGTGAGTATATTTGTTTCTGGTAGTTGAAAGATAGGTCAAGTTCCTCTAAAGAAGATAAATTCTGTAAGAATTCTCCAGTAGCTATTTCACTCATTAAGAAGTTAGATGCAAGGTGCAGTACCTCTAGCTTTGGCATGTTTTTAAACCAAATAGCGGGTACACTAGTGAGTGACGTGCTGGATAGAACCAAAGTCTTTAATTTTTTAAGATTCTGGAAAGCCAGAGGATGTATTTGAATGGCGGCATTTCCAGTGCAAGGTTCACATGGAAAAGGTGTATTGAAGCATTTTGGACAGTTCCCACTTAAATCAAGAACTTCTAGATTAACTAGTTTCTTAAAATCATCTTGACTGATGTTCTTTATCTTGGTATGACTCAAATAAAGTTCTTGTAGTGACACAGGCAGTTTGGGTGGCACCTGGGTCAAATTGTTATAGGAAAGTGACAGCACAGTCAAACTGGTGAGGGCTGAAAAAGCCCCTTCTTCCATGTTGAACCGTTTTTCACAGACATTACCATAGTAACAGTTCTGGTCCATATAGAGTTCCTTCAATTTTATGAGTTCGTTGAAGGTATTCTTGCTAATAGTAACAATGTTATTGGACTTTAGACTTAGTGAAGTAATGCTAGGTGAAATCCCTGCAGGCACTCTGATTAGCTGATTGCCATTAAGATGTAATTCCTTTAAATGTCTTAAGTTTGAAAAAGTTGCATCTAGTATTTGTAAAGGTTTTGGAGACAAATCAAAATTAGATTCTTTTGGTTTAACATGCC of the Gopherus flavomarginatus isolate rGopFla2 chromosome 1, rGopFla2.mat.asm, whole genome shotgun sequence genome contains:
- the LOC127055863 gene encoding toll-like receptor 8 isoform X2, with the translated sequence MATLPQNLFFLLLLIQPEFGFSTRHQWVSKDLPCKIKAKQNSSSILLDCSKQKLRAVPQEIYTNVTGLILSFNWIEEISKEDFQNFKDLTFFKLNWNWHVKPKESNFDLSPKPLQILDATFSNLRHLKELHLNGNQLIRVPAGISPSITSLSLKSNNIVTISKNTFNELIKLKELYMDQNCYYGNVCEKRFNMEEGAFSALTSLTVLSLSYNNLTQVPPKLPVSLQELYLSHTKIKNISQDDFKKLVNLEVLDLSGNCPKCFNTPFPCEPCTGNAAIQIHPLAFQNLKKLKTLVLSSTSLTSVPAIWFKNMPKLEVLHLASNFLMSEIATGEFLQNLSSLEELDLSFNYQKQIYSRYLTLSPYFSSLVSLKRLYIKGYVFKELDKLHLEPLFPLRKLNVLDLGLNFIKRVDMSVFQAFRNLTEIYLKENKIFPQTTERPSFLKSFKKEDYFINYHRTLVWKHKLNPPVIYSDKKKQSYYFLKQLCTSYGTALDLSLNNIFFINPYQFKGFGDIACLNLSSNALGQAFNGTELIYLPNLKYLDLSYNKLDLTSYSAFKELPNLEVLDLSYNKHYFLVTGFAHQLLFIENLPNLKILNLSWNDISALTKFELRSDSLQKLDFKGNHLDNLWKNGETNHIQLFKHLKKLTHLDISYNRLRNIPTKAFQNLPQKLTKLYINNNKLHTLSWENLRYFKSLKLLDLSQNKLKAVDIQYNYTKSLQTLLLRENKISRIVVGLSERGSSLLYLDLSYNQLQVLNESTFLSGLVQHLKVLKLKGNPFDCTCKNNNFIRWIQKTKTPISQVARNVICMNPEDQRQHSILLIDLHACILDSVAAILFYISFFTIISIMIIAVTKHLFYWDVWYTYRSCMAKIRGYKNIATDKALYDAYIAYDTQDATVTDWVINELRFHLEENGDKHVLLCLEERDWEPGKAVIDNLAQSIHHSRKTIFVLTERYVKNGNFKTAFYIALQRLMDENTDVIVFILLEPVLQHSQYLRLRRRICKSSVLDWPKNPHAEGLFWQRLKSAVLTDNSIREDGMYSI